Proteins found in one Lycium ferocissimum isolate CSIRO_LF1 chromosome 6, AGI_CSIRO_Lferr_CH_V1, whole genome shotgun sequence genomic segment:
- the LOC132060832 gene encoding polyubiquitin 8-like isoform X2, giving the protein MHFLELRDNMKSGRSSDQGTKQMADKPNPWSPDRTMRIIIQDDTYRDVINWKALPKSFLPSTIDVAKEDRESESKPFLPMVEPEDIVAAVKAYIQEEKGIPFKKQKLLNEDEGVLRDAQTLISSGIKKGSTLILRYAPITPISVFSYSGRKFKLMVQSSDTIADVKAGIRSHKQYILYNGRQFKDDKRLIDCGIQYNSELDPLLRVCGC; this is encoded by the exons ATGCATTTCTTAGAGTTGAGGGACAATATGAAGAGCGGCAGATCAAGTGATCAAGGCACAAAACAAATGGCTGATAAACCCA ATCCATGGTCACCGGATCGAACTATGCGGATCATTATTCAAGATGACACGTACAGAGACGTAATTAATTGGAAGGCGTTACCAAAATCATTTCTCCCGAGTACTATAGATGTTGCCAAAGAAGACCGGGAATCAGAATCGAAACCTTTTCTCCCAATGGTTGAACCCGAAGACATAGTAGCTGCAGTTAAAGCGTATATTCAAGAGGAAAAGGGGATCCCTTTTAAGAAACAGAAGCTGTTGAATGAAGATGAGGGAGTTTTGAGAGATGCACAGACTCTTATTTCTTCGGGAATCAAGAAAGGTTCTACCTTAATCCTTCGTTATGCACCAATAACGCCAATCTCCGTGTTTTCATATTCTGGTCGCAAGTTCAAGTTAATGGTTCAGAGTTCTGACACAATTGCGGATGTTAAGGCGGGTATTAGATCTCATAAACAGTATATACTCTATAATGGACGACAATTCAAAGATGATAAGCGTCTCATCGACTGCGGAATTCAGTATAACAGTGAACTAGATCCACTCTTAAGGGTGTGCGGTTGTTGA
- the LOC132060832 gene encoding polyubiquitin 8-like isoform X1 yields the protein MHFLELRDNMKSGRSSDQGTKQMADKPKDPWSPDRTMRIIIQDDTYRDVINWKALPKSFLPSTIDVAKEDRESESKPFLPMVEPEDIVAAVKAYIQEEKGIPFKKQKLLNEDEGVLRDAQTLISSGIKKGSTLILRYAPITPISVFSYSGRKFKLMVQSSDTIADVKAGIRSHKQYILYNGRQFKDDKRLIDCGIQYNSELDPLLRVCGC from the exons ATGCATTTCTTAGAGTTGAGGGACAATATGAAGAGCGGCAGATCAAGTGATCAAGGCACAAAACAAATGGCTGATAAACCCA AAGATCCATGGTCACCGGATCGAACTATGCGGATCATTATTCAAGATGACACGTACAGAGACGTAATTAATTGGAAGGCGTTACCAAAATCATTTCTCCCGAGTACTATAGATGTTGCCAAAGAAGACCGGGAATCAGAATCGAAACCTTTTCTCCCAATGGTTGAACCCGAAGACATAGTAGCTGCAGTTAAAGCGTATATTCAAGAGGAAAAGGGGATCCCTTTTAAGAAACAGAAGCTGTTGAATGAAGATGAGGGAGTTTTGAGAGATGCACAGACTCTTATTTCTTCGGGAATCAAGAAAGGTTCTACCTTAATCCTTCGTTATGCACCAATAACGCCAATCTCCGTGTTTTCATATTCTGGTCGCAAGTTCAAGTTAATGGTTCAGAGTTCTGACACAATTGCGGATGTTAAGGCGGGTATTAGATCTCATAAACAGTATATACTCTATAATGGACGACAATTCAAAGATGATAAGCGTCTCATCGACTGCGGAATTCAGTATAACAGTGAACTAGATCCACTCTTAAGGGTGTGCGGTTGTTGA
- the LOC132060832 gene encoding polyubiquitin 8-like isoform X3, which yields MNLARLEKYHAVNPWSPDRTMRIIIQDDTYRDVINWKALPKSFLPSTIDVAKEDRESESKPFLPMVEPEDIVAAVKAYIQEEKGIPFKKQKLLNEDEGVLRDAQTLISSGIKKGSTLILRYAPITPISVFSYSGRKFKLMVQSSDTIADVKAGIRSHKQYILYNGRQFKDDKRLIDCGIQYNSELDPLLRVCGC from the exons ATGAACCTTGCACGGTTAGAAAAGTATCATGCTGTGA ATCCATGGTCACCGGATCGAACTATGCGGATCATTATTCAAGATGACACGTACAGAGACGTAATTAATTGGAAGGCGTTACCAAAATCATTTCTCCCGAGTACTATAGATGTTGCCAAAGAAGACCGGGAATCAGAATCGAAACCTTTTCTCCCAATGGTTGAACCCGAAGACATAGTAGCTGCAGTTAAAGCGTATATTCAAGAGGAAAAGGGGATCCCTTTTAAGAAACAGAAGCTGTTGAATGAAGATGAGGGAGTTTTGAGAGATGCACAGACTCTTATTTCTTCGGGAATCAAGAAAGGTTCTACCTTAATCCTTCGTTATGCACCAATAACGCCAATCTCCGTGTTTTCATATTCTGGTCGCAAGTTCAAGTTAATGGTTCAGAGTTCTGACACAATTGCGGATGTTAAGGCGGGTATTAGATCTCATAAACAGTATATACTCTATAATGGACGACAATTCAAAGATGATAAGCGTCTCATCGACTGCGGAATTCAGTATAACAGTGAACTAGATCCACTCTTAAGGGTGTGCGGTTGTTGA